A genomic window from Pseudohongiella acticola includes:
- a CDS encoding flagellin N-terminal helical domain-containing protein yields the protein MAQVINTNIASLNAQRNLNSSQAGTNQALERLSSGLRINSAKDDAAGLAISTRFESQIKGLNVAIRNAGDGVSLAQTAEGSLGSMTESLQRIRELALQASNGTNSSADRDALNAEAQLLIEEVTRVSEGANFNGVNLLDGSLSTSFQVGANAGESISVSIGKLTADTLGVSDKSGISSTSTSSALSGGDLVINGIAVGASRASDDSSSTSNASASAISKAAAINRVSADSGVTALVDENVAAGSEMTAAALAGSISINGTEISIETTTDADSSRSAVVTAINAQSTLTGVTAIDTGDSALGVSLVAEDGRNIELDLSTSGALTAASTGLAASGTYTGGVTLVADSGTNKIAISGSNTAAAGLASGTYNAGVANVSSTAQVAGPGTAAEAGAVEGTSTANVAFDYSSGVQAELATLNGGVQLSATGTDFSVASAAAATATTGVDLAVFANDFTNNGVAAEIAGTVDISATGTDFSGANDVAFTLSVVDGANYDVTIDQNYTDATVGLGVGSGNTALLADINGQIAGSGFTASLTDGTKLTFTQDTAAEETVIFTAGFASTDADTVFGFTAANDTDAGTADTATGSFDLEIDGLGTQTINLNSNIANSAALLAAIDAEINADFGGAVATSSLDGDGNLVITSATTGATSLATVSNAQGSVAGGAILGLQNATDSGTAALDISFNIVTTDGGTDTVTLNSSYLDADNGGNLGDGNTQLLADINTAIAGSGFTATLNVDNELVFTEDANGGDTITFNDNAGSVNAAAALGLGEGSTDTGVVAVNPTNATFDVYVNGGTVQSINVDNNVASEADLLNEINGQLTGAAASINDDGELVITSNTTGDSSSITIANLGGNAAAELGLVAGSDSGVDAGAAGFANLQAGDMVINSINIGAAKATDDTSSYAGSASSSKEASGISIAAAINRSTESTGVTATVNATTTAGSTAATSGVAGNTATLYLNGVDVGLTVQADADSNRAFAVNQINAATGQTGVVAEDNGTSVTLTAADGRNVSLAMNTNGGASAANFGLGGVGESDFGSGAVDLAAADAVASTTYSTVTLSSAGTIELSGGTNGNDDLAALGFQKGDFGGAVAGQFLNEVDISTQKGAVEALSAIDNALNSVNSARADLGAVQNRFEATISNLAINSENLSAANSRIRDADFAAEAANLARSQVLQQAGISILSQANASGQQVLSLLQ from the coding sequence ATGGCTCAAGTCATAAATACCAACATTGCTTCACTGAACGCGCAGCGTAATCTGAACAGTTCACAGGCTGGTACTAACCAGGCACTGGAAAGACTGTCTTCAGGTCTGCGAATCAATAGCGCGAAGGACGATGCGGCCGGTTTGGCGATCTCCACGCGTTTCGAATCACAAATCAAAGGTCTGAACGTAGCGATCCGTAACGCAGGTGATGGTGTGTCTCTGGCACAAACTGCAGAAGGTTCACTGGGTTCCATGACTGAATCACTGCAGCGTATTCGTGAACTGGCACTGCAGGCATCTAACGGTACTAACAGTTCTGCTGACCGTGACGCGCTGAACGCTGAAGCACAGCTGCTGATCGAAGAAGTGACGCGTGTCTCTGAAGGCGCCAACTTCAACGGTGTTAACCTGCTGGACGGCTCGCTGAGCACGTCTTTCCAGGTGGGCGCGAACGCAGGTGAGTCTATCAGTGTTTCCATCGGCAAACTGACAGCAGATACGCTGGGCGTTTCCGACAAATCCGGTATCAGCTCTACCTCTACCAGCTCTGCGCTGAGTGGTGGCGACCTGGTCATCAATGGTATTGCAGTAGGTGCCTCACGCGCCTCTGACGATAGCTCTTCAACCAGCAATGCAAGTGCCAGTGCAATCTCCAAAGCAGCCGCGATTAATCGCGTCTCTGCTGATTCTGGCGTAACCGCACTGGTAGACGAAAACGTTGCCGCTGGTAGTGAAATGACGGCTGCCGCACTTGCAGGCAGCATCTCTATCAACGGCACTGAAATCAGCATCGAAACAACAACTGATGCCGATTCTTCACGTTCTGCTGTGGTCACTGCGATTAATGCTCAGTCTACACTGACTGGTGTTACCGCGATTGACACCGGCGACAGCGCACTGGGCGTAAGTCTGGTGGCAGAAGATGGCCGAAACATCGAGCTCGACCTGAGCACCAGCGGCGCCTTGACTGCTGCATCAACAGGTCTGGCCGCATCCGGCACTTACACGGGTGGCGTCACTCTGGTTGCCGACAGTGGCACCAACAAAATTGCCATCAGCGGCAGCAACACAGCTGCAGCGGGCCTGGCATCAGGCACTTACAACGCAGGCGTTGCCAACGTCAGCTCTACTGCACAGGTTGCCGGCCCCGGCACAGCGGCTGAAGCGGGTGCGGTTGAAGGTACCAGCACGGCCAACGTGGCCTTTGACTACAGCTCTGGTGTTCAGGCTGAGCTGGCAACACTGAACGGTGGTGTGCAGTTGAGCGCAACCGGTACTGACTTCTCGGTAGCCTCTGCTGCAGCAGCCACGGCAACAACCGGTGTTGATCTGGCAGTTTTTGCCAATGACTTTACCAATAATGGTGTTGCGGCCGAGATTGCCGGTACGGTGGATATATCCGCAACCGGTACAGACTTCTCCGGCGCTAACGATGTCGCCTTCACCTTGAGTGTGGTCGATGGCGCTAACTACGATGTCACAATCGATCAAAACTATACGGATGCCACGGTAGGCCTTGGTGTAGGGTCCGGTAATACCGCGCTGCTGGCTGATATCAATGGCCAGATCGCCGGTTCCGGCTTTACTGCATCGCTGACCGATGGTACCAAGCTGACCTTTACCCAGGATACAGCCGCTGAAGAAACCGTTATTTTCACGGCTGGTTTTGCTTCGACTGATGCTGATACAGTGTTTGGTTTTACCGCTGCTAACGACACCGATGCGGGCACCGCTGACACGGCAACCGGCTCATTCGACCTGGAAATCGATGGTCTGGGTACCCAGACCATCAACCTGAACAGCAACATTGCTAACAGTGCAGCCTTGCTGGCTGCGATTGATGCTGAAATCAACGCAGATTTTGGTGGCGCGGTGGCTACTTCGTCTCTGGACGGCGATGGCAACCTGGTGATCACCTCCGCCACCACTGGCGCGACCAGTCTGGCCACTGTCAGCAACGCGCAAGGCAGTGTCGCCGGTGGTGCCATTCTGGGCCTGCAGAATGCGACAGATTCGGGTACTGCGGCTCTGGATATTTCTTTCAATATCGTAACAACTGACGGTGGTACAGACACGGTTACGCTGAACTCCAGCTACCTGGATGCCGACAACGGCGGCAACCTGGGCGACGGTAATACACAGTTGCTGGCTGATATCAACACCGCCATCGCTGGTTCAGGCTTCACAGCCACACTGAACGTCGACAACGAGCTGGTATTTACTGAAGATGCCAATGGCGGTGATACCATCACTTTCAATGACAATGCTGGTAGCGTGAATGCTGCTGCAGCACTGGGACTGGGTGAAGGTTCTACCGATACCGGTGTGGTCGCGGTCAACCCAACCAATGCTACCTTTGATGTCTACGTCAATGGCGGTACTGTGCAGAGCATCAATGTTGATAACAACGTTGCCAGCGAAGCGGACCTGTTGAACGAAATCAATGGTCAGCTGACAGGCGCGGCTGCTTCGATCAACGACGATGGCGAACTGGTGATCACGTCCAACACAACTGGCGATAGCAGCTCCATCACCATCGCCAACCTCGGCGGCAATGCCGCTGCTGAACTGGGCCTGGTCGCTGGCTCTGACTCGGGTGTTGACGCTGGTGCTGCCGGCTTCGCTAACCTGCAGGCAGGTGACATGGTGATCAACAGCATCAACATCGGTGCAGCCAAGGCAACCGACGATACGTCTTCCTACGCGGGCTCTGCATCAAGCAGTAAAGAAGCGTCAGGTATCTCTATCGCGGCAGCCATCAACCGTTCGACTGAGTCTACGGGTGTAACGGCGACTGTTAACGCAACCACAACTGCTGGCTCGACTGCAGCAACATCGGGTGTTGCCGGTAATACAGCAACACTGTACCTGAATGGCGTTGATGTAGGCCTGACAGTTCAGGCAGATGCTGACTCAAACCGTGCCTTCGCGGTCAACCAGATCAATGCGGCCACTGGCCAGACAGGTGTGGTTGCTGAAGATAACGGTACCAGCGTTACACTGACAGCTGCTGATGGTCGTAACGTGTCGTTGGCGATGAATACCAACGGCGGCGCAAGCGCTGCTAACTTTGGTCTGGGTGGCGTTGGGGAGTCCGACTTCGGTTCGGGTGCCGTTGACCTTGCTGCTGCAGACGCAGTTGCCTCAACCACTTACTCTACAGTAACGCTGAGCTCTGCAGGCACCATCGAGTTGTCTGGTGGTACCAACGGCAATGATGACCTGGCAGCTCTGGGTTTCCAGAAAGGTGATTTCGGTGGCGCAGTCGCTGGTCAGTTCCTGAATGAGGTGGATATCTCTACCCAGAAGGGCGCGGTTGAAGCTCTGTCGGCGATCGACAATGCCTTGAACTCGGTAAACAGCGCACGAGCAGACCTCGGTGCGGTGCAAAACCGGTTTGAAGCCACGATCTCCAACCTGGCGATCAACTCTGAGAACCTGTCAGCAGCCAACTCACGAATCCGTGATGCGGACTTCGCGGCAGAAGCAGCTAACCTGGCACGTTCACAGGTTCTGCAACAGGCTGGTATCTCCATCCTGTCTCAGGCGAATGCCTCTGGTCAGCAGGTACTGTCACTGCTCCAGTAA
- the flgL gene encoding flagellar hook-associated protein FlgL — MTVRLSTSQIYNRGLNAMLDVQKAANRTQEQLSTGKKVLSPADDPIAAARILQLKQEKANTNQFNNSLSTLNNRLQREETAIAGISDQIQKAQELITQSGNAALNKDQRNFIAVELQSLVDGMAQLMNSRDASGEYLFSGYQGKTQPFEKGADGRYAYQGDEGQRFIQVGPVTSVAANDSGYEVFMNIPGVEAGFKASASDSNTAVPPAKIDGAAIRNREQFENFYPESAVIEFNSENDVSPPGVNFSIRQVSDGRVISENIRYVSGNNIEFNGLSVRIQGQPAPGDTFMVESDNRKGLLAGIEDYIQVLQQTGNSTADRQTRDQALARTITNLDGAQGKLLDTRAAVGARLNQVESAKSSNDDFDLVIDTALSELEDLDFAKAISQLTQETFVLEAAQASFSKVSKLSLFNYF; from the coding sequence ATGACTGTCAGATTATCAACCAGCCAGATTTACAACCGCGGCCTTAATGCCATGCTGGACGTGCAAAAAGCGGCCAATCGTACTCAGGAACAGCTGTCGACTGGCAAGAAAGTTTTGTCCCCGGCGGATGATCCGATCGCGGCTGCGCGTATCCTGCAGCTCAAACAGGAAAAAGCCAATACCAACCAGTTCAACAATAGTCTGTCTACGTTGAACAATCGTCTGCAGCGTGAAGAGACTGCGATCGCCGGCATCAGTGATCAGATACAAAAAGCGCAGGAGCTGATTACCCAGTCGGGCAATGCCGCCCTCAACAAGGATCAACGTAATTTTATTGCGGTAGAGTTGCAGTCTCTGGTTGATGGCATGGCGCAGTTGATGAACAGCCGCGACGCCAGCGGTGAGTATCTGTTTTCCGGGTATCAGGGTAAAACCCAGCCTTTTGAAAAAGGCGCCGATGGTCGTTATGCCTATCAGGGTGATGAAGGTCAGCGGTTTATTCAGGTGGGCCCGGTTACTTCAGTTGCGGCCAATGATTCTGGTTATGAAGTGTTCATGAATATTCCCGGCGTGGAGGCGGGCTTCAAAGCAAGCGCCAGCGACAGCAACACCGCGGTGCCGCCCGCCAAAATCGACGGCGCTGCCATTCGCAATCGTGAACAGTTTGAAAACTTTTACCCGGAAAGTGCCGTGATTGAATTCAATTCGGAAAATGATGTGTCACCACCCGGTGTCAATTTCAGCATCCGGCAGGTTTCCGATGGGCGCGTAATCAGCGAAAATATTCGATACGTTTCCGGCAATAATATTGAGTTTAACGGGTTGTCGGTTCGTATTCAGGGACAACCCGCTCCAGGTGACACCTTTATGGTGGAGTCCGATAACCGTAAAGGACTGCTTGCCGGTATCGAAGACTATATTCAGGTGCTGCAGCAGACCGGTAATTCAACCGCCGATCGTCAGACCCGGGATCAGGCGCTGGCCCGCACCATCACCAATCTGGATGGCGCTCAGGGCAAGTTGCTGGATACCCGGGCTGCTGTCGGTGCGCGCCTGAATCAGGTTGAGTCCGCAAAATCCAGCAATGATGATTTTGATCTGGTGATTGATACCGCTTTGTCGGAACTGGAAGACCTTGATTTTGCCAAAGCGATAAGTCAGTTGACTCAGGAGACCTTTGTGCTGGAAGCAGCACAGGCCAGTTTCAGTAAGGTCAGTAAGCTGTCGCTGTTTAATTACTTCTGA